The window CCAGGACTACATCGTGGGTGCTTTCCGGAAGTTTGCCACTGAGAACAGTTGCCATGTGACACTGGTCATTCACCCCCGGAAGGAAGATGAAGAGAGAGAGTTGCAGACGGCTTCGATTTTTGGGTCTGCAAAAGTGAGTACTTATTgggaggggtttggtggggaaATGGTCAGGCTTTGGGCTGTGGAGAACTGTATTGGCGGCTCCTAGAGCTCAAGGATTTGTCTTTTATTCATAAGAAGAAGAGTTCATCACATCACCTTGTGTGCCTGACTCTTGGGCCATTGAAGTTGCCTCTTCACTTCAATGGACTCCAGTGGTCTTCAGAATGCTCCATCATTCTGATTCCTTCCAGCTATTTGATTCATAAATGTGAAGTGAACTAAAAGTTCGCATAACTAGACTATAAAACTAACACCTGTcacatttattttacttatttatttatttgtcaaatctgtacaccaccccaaacctttgtctctggggagTTAGCCATCATGTGTTAGCCATCATCATGTTCCTGACAACCTGTACTAGATGACCATACCAAAAAGATTACCTTTTGCCTAGAGCAAAAGGTGATCTTCCTTCCATGTCTCCTGCTCAGGCCAGCCAGGAAGCTGACAGTGTGCTGATCCTGCAAGACAGGAAGCTGGTGACAGGCCCCGGCAAGCGCTACCTGCAGGTCTCCAAGAATCGCTTTGATGGGGATGTCGGCGTCTTTCCTCTGGAATTCAGCAAAGCATCCCTCACTTTCTCTACCCCCATCAAAAGCAAAACCAAATTGAAAAAGGTAAAGGATGACAGTGGGGTGCCCCCCAAGAAAGCTTCAGCAGGTGCTGGTGGGGCGTCGAAGAAGCAGCGATCCCAGGCACCCAGCACAGCCCCTGCCCCTGGGACCTCCCCTGATGGATTTTCCTCTCCATGAGGAGGAGAACTGGGATATTATTCAGAAAGCCAGCAAAGTCACTGCCTCTTGTTTGAGTGCAGCATCAACAACCTGACTCTGAACAAAGGCATTGACCAGATCTACCTGGTTCTGTTGCCAGTTGTTTTCCCTTTGGAATCAAGTGTTCCAGATCTCTTGTAACGAGATCTGTGGTCAGAAGCAGGAATCGCAATATTCTTTACTATCAAGCAATAATCGGGAGACAAGACTTGGATTTCTTCTGCATTCTACTGAAGACATATCGGGAGCAGGGAGACAcataacacatgcacacacatcacTGAAATGAGCTTGCAGTTTACTGGAGTAAGTGCAAGGAAGTATCTGTGTTTTGTGGTCTTCAGTTCAGGCTTTCGCCACGCCTGGCTTTCTCTCTGTTCTCAGTTGTTGCAGACGACAGAAAATGTCAAAAAGGAACCCTGGTGTGTGCAAGTTGTTGCCTGTGATTCTTGCACTAATATGTGGAAAAAAATGAAGGTTTGTAAGCTATTATGGTTACAGATCTCTGTCATGGGATCACAAATGCTAGATGTAGTGTGCGTCTGGATTACAAAACAACTGGTTTGTATTGTAATGTTGTGGCAACTCTGCTTTCGTTCTCAGGCTAAGGACTTGGAACGACAGAGCGAGTTGAAGGTTGGGCCAATGAGGAATCAATAAGGCTTAAGATTAACTACATCATGGGTTTGACAGGGGTATTGAAAGAGCTACCTGAGATTCTTGGCTGTGGGGTGGAGTTAAATCATTGGCATAAAAATTATTCCTTATGTGCCTGGTCTTACTGGCTCTGAGCTTTACTGTTCTAGCCTAACGTGGATTCTGGTGAGGAGTCTGTCTGAAGGAAAAACCACACTACTCTAGTATTCCAGAGCGGTTATTGAAAAGCTGCCATTAAGAAAAGTAATGCAGCTTTATTGAAAAAGCTTTCCATGCCATTAATGGTTTCCTCAAACATTTCCGGTAAAAGTTTGGATTTATTTCCTTGGCGTTTCCCTTTTCAGTTTAAGCAGTGCAATTTTAGGAGATGCCACATCTAACGTATCGCTGTTCAGGAAGAGTGGAATTGAAAAATCAAATATGTAATTCTTACAAACCAATTTAGAAAATGCTGCTTCTTGAAAAATGTACAGGCTATAACACTTTGACATGGAAGTAATGTACATTATTTCAGCCTTTTCAGTTTGAATAATATCTGGAACTTTTTCTTAAGGTTGATAAAACATTATCAGATTGATAATTTTGACTGATTTGGTGTAACCTGACACTGGAAGGAGGAACCTCCATCATTAACTGTATTTGGAATAGTCTGTGCATTCTGGAATGCAGGAATTATGTTTACTTGACATTGTGTTGGATATTAtgtcatttatttaaattttaaaaatctgtttctaTTTTATGTGTGATGTTTCTCATTTTGTCCACAAGAGGTCAGCCTGCATTAggccttcacctgccttttcagACAGAAGGTTCACATGATAGTTGTTTTCTCCTGTTTTCCCATGCTAACCCACAGTTCCTCCATTGCATACCAAGCACTTAAATTCTGCTTTGAGCTCCAAAATCTCAGAAGCAGGCAACTATAGCAGCAGTTCATTCAAAtctctttatgtatgtatgttttttttTTCCCTATCACAGGGCAATGATCAAGGTTGCTTGTAAGGATAAAAACCCTGAAAATAACATAATTAAACCCAACAGCAACTGGCTGCTAAAGATGACCTTGGCTGAGCCTCAGGCTCATACAAGAGGAGGCAGTCTTTGGTTATCTTGGTCCCAGACCATTTAGGGTTAGACCAGCACTCTGAACAGTGTTCAGAAACAGATTGAGAACTAACATAGGTTAGTTCTCCACCCCCAAGGTACACATGAATGCCGCTTGAGCTCATGTGCTGTTTCTCCTGCCTTTACTGGCCATGGGTAAATCTCCCtttaagacaggggttctcagccttgttCTTCAGATGTTgcaggactgcagctcccatcatccccagccatattgGTCAAAGGACCAtaggaattatagtccaacatctggggagtcAAGTATGAGTACCCATGCTTTAAACCATTTTTGTCACAAAAACTGGACAAACTTCAGAAGCATTAAAGGACACATGAAACGGATATGGAAGGCATTGGAGAGCAACAGCTTTAGAGAGATGGGGAAAGACTTCTGCATCTGGATTTATGGGTGAATTGAGAGGGATCAGTTATTTCATTACCAGTGTAAGACAAAAGAGCAATGTTCTCAAGCACGATTTGCAAGAGATGGAATTAAATCCTAAGTGTGCAAAACTCCAGTAATGGGACAGCAGACAAGTATAGCCCTGGTGGCTGAGATCAGCTTTAAaagatgcattttatttttatacatttGATTCTGTCATGTCTTGAATATCTTTGACCTACTGTGAGTTGGAAATCATTTTGGCAAAATACATGGGGACATTAAAGTTGAGTACCATCGTTTAATTCCTCTGAGTCTATCTCAGAGCTTAACCTAAGTGGTGCTGATCCACTTGTGCTGCTTCAGGCTTGCAGTGACGTGCAGGCAGCCTTGTGTTTttgcccacagcagtgtgggggAATCTGCACCACCCACATAAAACTGTGCTGGAGGTTGGCCATTATTTATAAACCTAGTGAGCTTAACAGTTTCTGAATTCTTCTGAAGGTTCTCTCTGTTGATGGGGTGGCTTCAGTATAAAAGGAGTTGCTCTTCTTAGCCCTGCCTGAGCTCTGGAGAGGCTAACTCTGGATGTAGTATCAAACACATCGGGTGCCTGAAGGCTGTTCTGCGTTACCAACCCTGGAAGTCTTGGCTGGAGCAAGATGGTCCTGATCATCTCCCAGCAAGCACCATCAAGTCTTTGACAACAGGCCTAACTGTTGTGAGGGGGAAATGAACTGCTAACTCCCTGGAGGGCTCTCTGGTAGTATTGGAAGTGGCACAAAGGCACTGCTGAACAGCTGTGCCATACCTATGGCATGGTCTGATGCTGGCTGAGTTGTCTCACTTCTTCATCTGTACTAAAAAGCCTCATGATGGGACCAGGCCATAATGAAATGAGAATGAAgacagctcctcctcctcactacTTTTCTTGTGAGTTCCCTGCCCCTTATTGTGACATAATTTGATACTGTTTttcttccacccccagcacgaATTCATCCATCTTTGTATCCCTCACCATACCAAGCAGCTGCAGGGCCCAATAGTCACCCAGCAGCATGGAATGGTTGACCCAATAAGGACTATCCATAAACACCACAGCCTGGCCTGGAAAGAACGTCCCCCTCCATTCTGTCACAGGAACGGAAAGGGAGGAACCTGGGCAACATCTTTTATTAATTAGCTGCTGGCAACACTGGGGCAGGATGAAAAGAACTTGGCCACTGCGTGGTGGGAACTGGAAGCAGACGGAGGAATGAGGGCCTTGGGGCTGGCTGAGGCAGGGAATATTCAGCTGGGTTTGAGAACCGAATTCAAGCCACAGGCAGGGCCTGTTCCTGTGAGAGGATGACCCAATGCCCTATTCCCCTTAGTCTGCTGCAACTAAGTCCAAATCTTGTGTTGTCACAGTCTGTACCCAAATTCATAccaaattttaaatgtgtttcaaAACTATTCTGAATGCTGATCTGTGGTTTGAGTTAGAACCAGATCTGGAGCCCAGAATTGAAACTGCTCATTGGAAGCTGAGCCGTGCCTTGCAGCTGTTTCCATTGCTACAGAAGCATGATTCAGTCACCAGTTCCTGTCTTCCTCAGAATCCCAaatttgtggtttaaaaaaaacacaaatctGCATCTGTAGGGAAATAAGTTCATTATACGTCACTGaaaccacctaatggtacagtggggaaatgacttcattagcaagccagaggttgctggttcaaatcctcgctggtatgtttcccagattataggaaatacctatattgggcagcagtgatataggaagatgctgaaaggcatcatctcatactgcacggaagatggcaatgggagacccttcctgtattctaccaaagacaaccacagggctttgtgttcaccaggagttaacaccaactcaatggcacactttagctttacatCACTGAGATGTagctgtacaggtggccctcattattcatgggggcTCCATTTTTGCCTATAGGCCTGAATACAGAAAtcgtgaataatgaaaccttgagtcagtGGGAATTGGGTTAGGTTCCCTGAGCTTAAAAAAGGTCcataaagggaataaagcatagtaccttgctctccaggccgCCAGCTTttcagaaagcccccccccccggtgtaaACCCTCCACATTTTTTAGAttttcccccaaaaaaattcttggggggtgggtttaaagagccacaaaatatctccatgctgcaaaatggtggcaggaaatgacagTGGAAGTCACTTCCAGCAACCCATGAACCATGGATAGGTGGTTTCTTTTTAACtgggataaagaaactgggtccctgtGACTCAACCGCAGATACGTGAAACCACGGATGCCAGGACTGTGAGTAATGAGGACCACCTGTGATTTTTGTCCCAACCTTCTTCCCAAGGAACACAGGCAGAACTCATGATGTTCGCCCACCATTTAATCCTCCCATCAATTTAGCGAgattggttaggctgagagactctGAGCTACATCtaagagtggggat of the Hemicordylus capensis ecotype Gifberg chromosome 3, rHemCap1.1.pri, whole genome shotgun sequence genome contains:
- the TWNK gene encoding twinkle mtDNA helicase isoform X2 — encoded protein: MQGVNTLWGSFEINNVRLAKIMLTQFAMGRLEEQLEKYDEWADKFEDLPLYFMTFHGHQNIKTVIDTMLHAVYMYDISHVVIDNLQFMMGLEQLSVDRLAVQDYIVGAFRKFATENSCHVTLVIHPRKEDEERELQTASIFGSAKASQEADSVLILQDRKLVTGPGKRYLQVSKNRFDGDVGVFPLEFSKASLTFSTPIKSKTKLKKVKDDSGVPPKKASAGAGGASKKQRSQAPSTAPAPGTSPDGFSSP